The Flexivirga oryzae genome segment GAGACGGCCATCGACGTCGTGGTGCGGACCGTGCTCAGCCATGTCATCCACCCGTCCGGCACTCCCGAGGAGACCGCTGCCGGGATCGAGTGGGTGACCGGCAGGCTGCTGCACCCCGCACAGAGCCACCCGGGTCTGACAGCCCTGAACTAACCGGCGGCCGCCCGCTGCAGCCCGTGCATGCCGCGGCGGATCATCAGCGCGTGGTTGGCGATGAGCAACGGTCGGGCCGGAGCCGAGCACGCGACCCGGCCGAGCTGGCCGGACAACCGCAGGTCGACCTCCTGCGAGTACTCCAGCGCAGTCCCCTGCCCAGCCGCGTGTATGACGAACTCGGACCACCCGACCAGGTCACCAGTCAAACTGGCTCGCAGCACACCGGATTCACGGTCCGCGATCTCGGAGGTGAGCTCGATGCGCAGCGTGAACGGCAGGACGCTGCGGATCTCGGCGCGCCCGTGGGTGTCGTCATACGGGATGACGGACCGGATCTGCGGCCACCACGTCGGCCAGCGCTCGGCGTCGACGAGCACGTCGAAGACCGCGTCCCGGGGCGCGGCCAATTGGTGCCTGCTGGCGAAGCGGAAGTGTCGGTTCATCCGCGTGGCAGGCGCACGGTCAGGGCGCCGCGGTCGGCGCTGAACCGCACCGAGTGTGCAACGCCGATGACATCGCCGTCCACCTCGACGCGTTGCGGCGGGTCCACCCGGACGGTGATCTCGGCGCACTGGGCGCGCCGGAAGTGCACCGAGTCGGTGCGCGAGCGTGCCACGACCTTGCCGAGCACGGGCGCCCAGCGCAGCCCGCCGCCGCGGACGACGACCGCATCGAGCAGACCGTCGTCGACGACCGCGTCCGGCATGAGCCGCAGGCCACCCTGCAGGATGCCGCAGTTTCCCGCCAGCACCGCCG includes the following:
- a CDS encoding SRPBCC family protein, with the protein product MNRHFRFASRHQLAAPRDAVFDVLVDAERWPTWWPQIRSVIPYDDTHGRAEIRSVLPFTLRIELTSEIADRESGVLRASLTGDLVGWSEFVIHAAGQGTALEYSQEVDLRLSGQLGRVACSAPARPLLIANHALMIRRGMHGLQRAAAG